The proteins below are encoded in one region of Paenibacillus sp. YYML68:
- a CDS encoding phage tail protein: protein MTLTNSQLPAHTHAAVTTGHNLQVTGMQVKLPASSNPSGGDTNVPGPLASPAAVYDGNGSPVNAYTTGPTDTYMKEAVVTGGTLSGAFTTTVGLAGGSIPVDIRQPFQAVNYIICVEGIFPSRAN from the coding sequence GTGACACTTACAAATAGTCAGCTTCCAGCTCATACACATGCAGCCGTCACAACAGGCCACAACTTGCAAGTTACGGGCATGCAAGTGAAATTGCCCGCCAGCTCGAACCCAAGCGGCGGTGATACGAATGTCCCAGGACCACTGGCAAGTCCTGCCGCTGTATATGACGGGAACGGCTCACCTGTGAATGCGTATACGACAGGTCCGACGGATACATATATGAAGGAGGCCGTTGTTACAGGAGGCACGTTGAGTGGAGCATTCACCACTACAGTTGGACTTGCAGGCGGTTCGATTCCGGTTGATATTAGGCAGCCGTTCCAAGCTGTGAACTATATTATTTGTGTGGAAGGGATCTTCCCTTCGCGCGCTAATTAA
- a CDS encoding phage tail protein — MEAYLGTIMPWTADFAPKGWHFCNGALLPINQYEALFSLLGVQYGGNGQTTFGLPNLNGRVAVGAYQGGVPTGTTHFNPGVMAGTETRTLIQSQMPQHTHAASTSSSGAYYQGMHVQFPAVASFDGMSEAPGADKMFAKAVDSSGAEIHMYATGAVDTYLKEAVVVGGDVVGELSTTLGVAGQGIPFSLLNPCQAVNYIICVQGYYPSRW, encoded by the coding sequence ATGGAAGCTTATTTAGGAACCATAATGCCTTGGACAGCAGACTTTGCGCCAAAAGGCTGGCACTTCTGTAATGGTGCGTTGTTGCCGATTAATCAGTATGAGGCGCTATTCTCGCTGCTAGGTGTCCAGTACGGGGGGAACGGGCAGACTACATTCGGTCTTCCTAACCTGAACGGGCGCGTGGCAGTAGGAGCTTACCAAGGCGGAGTACCCACAGGTACTACTCATTTCAATCCGGGGGTTATGGCTGGTACGGAAACAAGGACATTAATCCAATCTCAGATGCCGCAACATACTCATGCCGCGAGCACATCATCCAGCGGGGCGTACTATCAAGGGATGCATGTGCAGTTTCCGGCTGTTGCCTCCTTTGACGGGATGTCGGAAGCGCCTGGTGCGGACAAGATGTTCGCTAAAGCGGTTGATTCGAGTGGCGCTGAGATCCATATGTATGCAACAGGAGCTGTGGACACCTACCTGAAGGAGGCGGTGGTTGTTGGCGGTGACGTTGTAGGAGAGCTAAGCACAACACTGGGTGTGGCAGGACAGGGCATTCCGTTTTCATTACTCAATCCTTGTCAGGCTGTGAATTACATTATCTGTGTGCAGGGCTATTATCCTTCAAGATGGTAA
- a CDS encoding GNAT family N-acetyltransferase, which translates to MVDFIEAGSEHASFLFELYASTRGDDFTPLGLPKGELAALLRMQYEAQRSFYDSNYADAEHRVITHEGEPIGRMLVSREEEWLVLVDIALLPAFRRRGIGGMLLKRLQTDASKHGLGIQLHVRVGNPARSLYERYGFEAAPEQHSSPFTVMKWKAGESTGMSV; encoded by the coding sequence ATGGTTGACTTCATCGAAGCAGGTTCGGAGCACGCATCCTTCCTATTTGAGCTCTATGCCTCAACTCGAGGAGATGACTTCACCCCATTAGGCTTGCCTAAGGGCGAGCTGGCGGCTCTGCTACGGATGCAGTATGAGGCGCAGCGTAGCTTCTATGATTCGAACTACGCCGATGCCGAGCATCGAGTCATTACGCATGAGGGCGAGCCGATTGGCAGGATGCTGGTGAGCCGGGAGGAAGAGTGGCTAGTGCTGGTGGACATTGCCTTGTTGCCCGCGTTCCGTCGTCGAGGGATTGGAGGGATGCTGCTGAAGCGGCTGCAGACCGATGCCAGTAAGCATGGCTTAGGGATTCAGTTGCACGTCAGGGTGGGGAATCCGGCACGGTCCTTGTATGAGAGGTATGGATTTGAAGCAGCTCCCGAGCAACACTCCAGTCCATTTACTGTCATGAAGTGGAAGGCGGGAGAGAGCACAGGCATGTCCGTGTAG
- a CDS encoding TIGR02679 domain-containing protein, which yields MSELEAVQRYFGRPEFRRFLAQLERQYRSSTAGARGYVTLVSLSEEERRVLDEFYATYSVPVPNETKRYSIRKFEQQLLASRFALTVAELLTVLNGGESVRTRQEQQQLEEAEWAQVVTSALEESGLMLLADSIGDGDSVGSDGSSSGKCRCDSLSGSVSMNTSQNMSIGAARKGKAPLLRWVQGLLDGTSPGARTLRRVFARSPEEARHCLRHCLAALIEVIGQPDGSSPVRLPILSAEVTGDAHALDWKQPLGRLFWWGLTSVSGFLSGHAMEEEDAAVELAAELQDSQAIWIREGYRRGGVADDDVSSQVMLCAPGLFGECEERVLTLRQVERLTERTGVEMGLQQLYMVENPSVFAELVDALALRELRASLGAPAASGHVSSQASIVIICGNGQPTTAVLKLLDWLTSGHPDVRFHYAGDLDPSGLVIAQGLQRRYPEAFLPWHMDMEVYKKYVHRGMRMTEAERLRVQQSMCSWAEELSRVMADTGVKLHQELWVKSLIGDLV from the coding sequence GTGAGCGAGCTGGAGGCGGTACAGCGCTACTTCGGACGACCTGAGTTCCGACGGTTCCTCGCGCAGCTGGAGCGGCAGTACCGCTCATCGACTGCGGGCGCTCGCGGGTATGTAACGCTGGTGAGCCTATCCGAAGAGGAACGCCGCGTGCTGGACGAGTTTTATGCGACGTATAGCGTTCCTGTGCCGAATGAGACGAAGCGGTATTCGATTCGTAAGTTCGAGCAGCAGCTGCTTGCGAGTCGCTTCGCGCTCACCGTTGCTGAGCTGCTGACCGTGCTGAACGGCGGCGAGTCGGTGCGCACGCGGCAGGAGCAGCAGCAGCTGGAGGAGGCCGAGTGGGCGCAGGTCGTGACATCGGCGCTAGAGGAGTCGGGGCTGATGCTGCTGGCTGATTCGATCGGCGACGGAGACAGCGTCGGTAGCGATGGCAGTAGCTCCGGTAAATGTCGCTGCGACAGCTTAAGCGGCAGTGTGAGTATGAACACGAGCCAGAACATGAGTATCGGTGCAGCTCGTAAAGGTAAAGCCCCCTTGCTGCGCTGGGTGCAGGGGCTCTTGGACGGCACATCGCCGGGTGCCCGCACGCTGCGGCGCGTGTTCGCGAGGTCGCCGGAGGAGGCTCGTCATTGTCTTCGCCACTGCCTGGCTGCGCTCATCGAGGTGATCGGTCAACCCGATGGCTCCAGTCCGGTTCGGCTGCCGATTCTGTCAGCGGAGGTGACCGGTGATGCGCATGCGCTCGATTGGAAGCAGCCGCTCGGACGGTTGTTCTGGTGGGGGCTGACGTCGGTAAGCGGCTTCCTTTCGGGTCATGCGATGGAGGAGGAGGATGCGGCTGTGGAGCTGGCGGCGGAGCTACAAGACTCGCAGGCGATCTGGATTCGGGAAGGGTACCGACGCGGAGGTGTGGCAGACGATGATGTGTCCTCACAGGTGATGCTATGTGCGCCCGGTCTGTTCGGAGAATGTGAGGAGCGCGTTCTTACATTGCGACAGGTAGAGCGTCTGACGGAGCGGACAGGGGTTGAGATGGGGTTGCAGCAGCTGTACATGGTCGAAAATCCTTCGGTATTCGCCGAGCTCGTCGATGCGCTTGCGCTTCGGGAGCTGCGCGCCTCGTTAGGAGCCCCCGCAGCCTCAGGTCATGTGAGCTCGCAGGCTTCGATTGTCATCATCTGCGGCAACGGTCAGCCGACGACAGCCGTGTTGAAGCTGCTCGATTGGCTGACGTCAGGCCATCCTGACGTACGGTTTCATTATGCCGGTGATTTGGACCCGAGTGGTCTCGTGATCGCACAAGGCTTGCAGCGGCGGTATCCGGAAGCTTTTTTACCCTGGCATATGGATATGGAGGTATACAAGAAGTACGTGCATCGAGGTATGCGGATGACCGAGGCGGAACGGCTTAGAGTGCAGCAGTCCATGTGCAGCTGGGCAGAGGAGCTCAGTCGGGTGATGGCCGATACGGGGGTGAAGCTGCATCAGGAGCTGTGGGTGAAGTCGTTAATAGGCGATTTGGTATAA
- a CDS encoding TIGR02680 family protein, with the protein MDSYIHEETAAQAVQEEQKERNRWQMNRAGILNFWFYEEEEFGLEEGRLVLRGTNGAGKSVTMQSFVPLVLDGDKRPHRLDPFGSKDRKIEYYLLGDKEEHSDRTGYLWLEFYHPGKGIYKTIGIGLRARRGMAQVGFWGFVLEDGRRINHDFWLYDRVLELEGQGKYPLDRKTLEERIGAGGQVVQEQRAYRDLVNRSLFGYYDKEAYTDLLQLLVQLRSPKLSKDVKPTAIYDILVQALPPLQEEELRPLSEVMEDMDQLSDRLEELKLHRNELEKLNRSYEQYNRFLLYQSGEQLLAASAEQETVQRQLSSLSKELDGALQGETDAQQQQQAVREQQLEVETELELLGRSEAMEKQKELEQAEQQHRDTEQYADQAQKRLTAALRSCENAELAAEKARKLQGELLEQQREGLEELEGLAGDIEFGYHGVYAKYWSPDPPEDVAFAAAWRKDAETHRSELQAAIRLAEQEREAGVLVAEYDKQLGAMRAERDQAERHMRDSEEASESALHAWKERMLEWKQSLRQLQLSEQAVQAMFAASSGLSYEQQAVDAVLQPAREAAEQQRQELTTARLELQQQVKLLEAELSALAAEKRAWEQSREPEPARTEARARTRSRYAPGYGAPLYEVCEFHAHIGSEQQASIEYALLQSGILDAWIRPDGQQAAVQLQGDAEEVWITAQPLDWGYTLADMLKPLPSPECGLTGQQIEAVLRSFAWGESYSPQTVATDAAAMVVGRDYYQLGAVVGKVDGTAHQAQYIGKEARKRFKQAEIARLVQEMQRCEAELASLRERIGEVEAKAAAVQSELAAFPIKDSYHEALRKAWGVQYEATARFRLLLEQENRMAEQLRSKEQHWSQLKQALIAACADWSRLKTLRDLQEAVQSLAAYMDGVSTLISDWREYRQKAEEAKRYEDEAKSHAEVVELEEENRDTLLEKLLSLRVKVDQLRKLMEELGISDLHARISGLKDRRVALQTAQKQLADDLVALAKRVGVLQERKAALSTQVQEASDKLARRVRLFSEEWRLQLVPEVMGQTLGDERAEWLSACKAIVAQLEPSASRQNRERLSGVLQDQYNAAKHLLGEYVLEQEISEYGRITLMSLRDRTRPQKPAALLAEMSDILTEQENLLSEKDRELFEEIILRSVGKSIRQRIQRAELWMKTMNRLMAERDTSSGLKLQLQWLPKAAQSESELNSDELVALLRKDAHLLHDDEVERLVGHFRSRVQWAKQGAAEEREALRKHIYDMLDYRSWFQFSLRYKKGEETQYRELTDARFNVLSGGEKAMSMYIPLFAATYSRYADASPDAPKIISLDEAFAGVDDENIRDLFGLLTEMDFDYMMTSQVLWGCYDTVPKLGICEIYRPKDASYVTVFRYRWNGRRLESIAAAAEGADAQ; encoded by the coding sequence ATGGACTCATATATACATGAAGAAACGGCTGCACAAGCCGTGCAGGAGGAGCAGAAGGAACGTAACCGCTGGCAGATGAACCGGGCGGGTATCTTGAACTTCTGGTTCTACGAGGAGGAGGAGTTCGGCCTCGAGGAAGGCCGCCTCGTGCTGCGGGGAACGAACGGCGCAGGTAAGTCCGTGACGATGCAGAGCTTCGTGCCGCTCGTGCTGGATGGTGACAAGCGACCGCATCGGCTCGATCCGTTCGGCTCGAAGGATCGGAAGATTGAGTATTATTTGCTCGGCGACAAGGAGGAGCATAGCGACCGTACAGGCTACCTATGGCTGGAGTTCTACCATCCCGGCAAGGGCATCTACAAGACGATCGGTATTGGTCTGCGGGCGCGGCGCGGCATGGCCCAGGTCGGCTTCTGGGGCTTCGTGCTGGAGGACGGACGGCGTATCAATCATGACTTCTGGCTGTATGACCGCGTGCTCGAGCTGGAGGGACAGGGGAAGTATCCGCTCGACCGCAAGACGCTGGAGGAGCGGATCGGCGCGGGCGGACAGGTCGTGCAGGAGCAGCGTGCGTATCGGGATCTTGTGAACCGGTCGCTGTTCGGCTACTACGACAAGGAGGCATATACGGACCTGCTGCAGCTGCTCGTACAGCTGCGCAGCCCGAAGCTGTCCAAGGACGTGAAGCCGACTGCTATATACGACATTCTCGTGCAGGCACTGCCGCCTCTGCAGGAGGAGGAGCTGCGTCCGTTGTCCGAGGTGATGGAGGATATGGACCAGCTGTCGGATCGGCTCGAGGAGCTGAAGCTGCACCGCAACGAGCTGGAGAAGCTGAATCGCAGCTATGAGCAATATAATCGGTTCCTGTTGTATCAGAGCGGCGAGCAGCTGCTGGCGGCGAGCGCAGAGCAGGAGACGGTGCAGCGGCAGCTGTCGTCTCTGTCGAAGGAGCTGGATGGTGCGCTGCAAGGGGAGACAGACGCCCAGCAGCAGCAGCAGGCCGTGCGCGAGCAGCAGCTGGAGGTCGAGACGGAGCTCGAGCTGCTCGGCCGCAGCGAGGCGATGGAGAAGCAGAAGGAGCTGGAGCAGGCGGAGCAGCAGCACCGTGATACGGAGCAGTATGCCGATCAGGCGCAGAAGCGGCTGACGGCGGCGCTGCGCAGCTGCGAGAATGCGGAGCTCGCAGCGGAGAAGGCGCGTAAGCTGCAGGGTGAGCTGCTGGAGCAGCAGAGGGAAGGTCTCGAGGAGCTGGAAGGCTTGGCCGGCGATATCGAGTTCGGGTACCACGGCGTCTATGCGAAGTACTGGAGTCCGGATCCGCCAGAGGACGTCGCCTTTGCAGCCGCATGGCGCAAGGATGCCGAGACGCACCGCAGCGAGCTGCAGGCTGCGATTCGGCTTGCCGAGCAGGAGCGCGAAGCGGGCGTGCTCGTCGCGGAGTATGACAAGCAGCTCGGCGCGATGCGCGCCGAGCGCGACCAGGCCGAGCGGCACATGCGCGATTCAGAGGAGGCGTCCGAGTCGGCGCTGCACGCGTGGAAGGAACGCATGCTCGAATGGAAGCAGTCGCTGCGGCAGCTCCAGCTGAGCGAGCAGGCGGTGCAGGCGATGTTCGCCGCGAGCAGTGGGCTGTCGTACGAGCAGCAGGCGGTCGATGCCGTGCTGCAGCCTGCCCGCGAGGCGGCAGAGCAGCAGCGGCAGGAGCTGACGACTGCGAGACTCGAGCTGCAGCAGCAGGTGAAGCTGCTCGAGGCGGAGCTGTCCGCGCTCGCTGCAGAGAAGCGCGCTTGGGAGCAGTCGCGCGAGCCAGAGCCTGCGCGCACAGAGGCGCGGGCAAGGACGCGCAGTCGGTACGCCCCGGGCTACGGTGCGCCGCTATATGAGGTGTGCGAGTTCCATGCGCATATCGGGTCGGAGCAGCAGGCGAGCATCGAGTATGCGCTGCTGCAGAGCGGCATACTCGATGCGTGGATTCGGCCTGACGGCCAGCAAGCGGCTGTGCAGCTTCAGGGAGACGCAGAAGAGGTATGGATCACCGCACAGCCGCTCGACTGGGGCTACACGCTGGCTGATATGCTGAAGCCGCTCCCTTCGCCGGAATGTGGGCTGACCGGGCAGCAGATTGAGGCAGTGCTGCGCTCGTTCGCATGGGGCGAGAGCTACAGCCCGCAGACCGTTGCGACGGACGCGGCTGCGATGGTCGTCGGACGGGATTATTACCAGCTGGGCGCTGTCGTCGGGAAGGTGGACGGCACAGCGCATCAGGCGCAATATATCGGCAAGGAAGCGCGGAAGCGGTTCAAGCAGGCTGAGATTGCGCGTCTCGTGCAGGAGATGCAGCGGTGTGAGGCGGAGCTGGCTAGCTTGCGCGAGCGTATCGGCGAAGTGGAAGCGAAGGCCGCAGCTGTGCAGAGCGAGCTGGCAGCGTTCCCGATCAAGGATAGCTACCACGAAGCCCTTCGCAAGGCGTGGGGCGTGCAGTATGAGGCGACGGCGAGGTTCCGGCTCCTGCTGGAGCAGGAGAATCGGATGGCCGAGCAGCTGCGCAGCAAGGAGCAGCACTGGTCGCAGCTGAAGCAGGCGCTCATCGCCGCCTGCGCGGACTGGTCGCGCCTGAAGACGCTTCGCGACCTGCAAGAGGCCGTTCAGTCGCTCGCCGCGTACATGGACGGCGTCTCGACGCTCATCTCCGACTGGCGAGAATACCGCCAGAAGGCGGAGGAGGCGAAGCGGTATGAGGACGAGGCCAAGTCTCATGCCGAGGTCGTGGAGCTGGAGGAGGAGAATCGCGATACGCTGCTTGAGAAGCTGCTCTCGCTGCGCGTCAAGGTCGATCAGCTGCGCAAGCTGATGGAGGAGCTCGGGATCAGCGATCTGCACGCCCGCATCAGCGGGCTGAAGGATCGTCGTGTTGCCTTGCAGACGGCGCAGAAGCAGCTGGCAGACGATCTCGTCGCGCTTGCGAAGCGGGTCGGTGTGCTGCAGGAGCGTAAGGCAGCACTCTCGACGCAGGTGCAAGAGGCATCGGACAAGCTTGCGCGTCGCGTGCGCCTGTTCAGCGAGGAGTGGCGCTTGCAGCTTGTGCCCGAGGTCATGGGGCAGACGCTCGGAGACGAACGCGCCGAATGGCTCTCCGCCTGCAAGGCGATCGTCGCGCAGCTGGAGCCCTCTGCTTCTCGCCAGAACCGCGAGCGGCTCAGCGGCGTACTGCAGGATCAATACAATGCAGCCAAGCATCTGCTCGGCGAATATGTGCTCGAGCAGGAGATTAGCGAGTATGGTCGGATCACGCTCATGTCGCTGCGCGACCGGACGCGACCGCAGAAGCCGGCGGCGCTGCTCGCCGAGATGAGCGATATTTTAACCGAGCAGGAGAATCTGTTAAGTGAGAAGGATCGGGAGTTGTTCGAGGAGATTATACTGCGAAGCGTGGGTAAGTCGATCCGTCAGCGCATTCAGCGTGCGGAGCTGTGGATGAAGACGATGAACCGGCTCATGGCTGAGCGCGATACGTCGAGCGGACTGAAGCTGCAGCTGCAGTGGCTGCCTAAGGCGGCTCAGTCGGAGTCGGAGCTGAACAGCGACGAGCTGGTCGCGCTGCTGCGCAAGGATGCGCATCTGCTGCATGACGATGAGGTGGAGCGGCTCGTCGGACACTTCCGCTCGCGGGTACAGTGGGCGAAGCAGGGAGCAGCTGAGGAGCGCGAGGCGCTGCGCAAGCATATTTACGACATGCTGGATTACCGGTCGTGGTTCCAGTTCTCTCTGCGCTACAAGAAGGGCGAGGAGACGCAGTACCGCGAGCTGACCGATGCGCGCTTCAACGTGCTGAGCGGCGGCGAGAAGGCGATGTCGATGTATATTCCTCTGTTCGCGGCTACGTATTCCCGTTATGCGGATGCGAGCCCGGATGCGCCGAAGATCATCTCGCTCGACGAGGCGTTCGCCGGAGTCGATGATGAGAATATCCGCGATCTGTTCGGTCTGCTGACGGAGATGGACTTCGACTACATGATGACGTCGCAGGTGCTGTGGGGCTGCTACGATACGGTGCCGAAGCTCGGCATCTGCGAGATCTACCGTCCGAAGGATGCGAGCTATGTGACCGTATTCCGCTACCGCTGGAATGGAAGACGGCTGGAGTCGATTGCGGCGGCAGCTGAAGGGGCGGACGCGCAGTGA
- a CDS encoding TIGR02678 family protein: MARGGTTSYAIRRMRSNKKADAEQWNERRRACAHALLNRPWITKEDDAELFYWIKDQYTELRDWFAEYTGFVLLLTRTMAKLDKAPLAAEPWMGFPEFRDVRDYALFTYALWYLESKTELDQFVLTDIVEQVSEQLKATGVEMDWENYQQRLSMVRALKKLRQLGVLVHVDGDETDWAHHTDKNVLYECSPSARYVLRYYPKELKQYGKLEDFNEQVVYPETVEGELRKRRHRVYRRLLIEPAVADREWHSDDLYYVVTQRRAIMDNLQFMLGLEGSRYREGLFFFYPELTGECSLFPTAAAISDLVLLFAGELRRAIGRNDCYVTDQGTVELTRTDVEALLYKLQQRHSDYWSKEHRSMGLGELADLLTQHMTEWKLGSWLGQDGDGEARQRFVVSAVVSRWNADYSLDEEEGATS; this comes from the coding sequence ATGGCTAGAGGCGGAACGACCTCCTATGCGATCCGGCGTATGCGCTCGAACAAGAAGGCCGACGCGGAGCAGTGGAACGAGCGGCGCCGAGCGTGCGCACATGCGCTGCTGAACCGTCCCTGGATTACGAAGGAAGACGATGCCGAGCTGTTCTACTGGATCAAGGACCAGTACACCGAGCTGCGCGACTGGTTCGCGGAGTACACGGGCTTCGTGCTGCTGCTGACGCGCACGATGGCGAAGCTGGACAAGGCTCCGCTCGCAGCTGAGCCGTGGATGGGCTTCCCGGAATTTCGCGATGTGCGGGACTATGCGCTGTTCACGTACGCGCTCTGGTATCTCGAGTCGAAGACGGAGCTCGATCAATTCGTGCTGACCGACATCGTCGAGCAGGTGAGCGAGCAGCTGAAGGCTACGGGCGTTGAGATGGATTGGGAGAATTACCAGCAGCGGCTGTCGATGGTGCGTGCCTTGAAGAAGCTGCGTCAGCTTGGCGTGCTCGTGCACGTCGACGGCGATGAGACCGACTGGGCGCATCATACGGACAAGAACGTGCTGTACGAGTGCTCGCCATCGGCTAGGTATGTGCTGCGGTATTACCCGAAGGAGCTGAAGCAGTACGGCAAGCTCGAAGACTTCAACGAGCAGGTCGTATACCCGGAGACAGTAGAGGGTGAGCTTCGCAAAAGACGGCATCGCGTCTACCGGCGTCTCCTTATCGAGCCCGCTGTGGCCGACCGGGAATGGCACAGCGATGATCTGTATTATGTCGTGACGCAGCGTCGAGCGATTATGGACAATCTTCAATTCATGCTCGGACTTGAAGGGAGCCGCTATCGGGAAGGACTGTTCTTCTTCTACCCGGAGCTGACTGGAGAATGCAGCTTGTTCCCGACCGCTGCCGCCATCTCCGACCTCGTGCTGCTGTTCGCCGGGGAGCTGCGCCGAGCAATCGGTCGCAACGATTGCTATGTGACCGATCAAGGGACGGTTGAGTTGACGCGCACCGATGTTGAGGCGTTGCTGTACAAGCTGCAGCAGCGGCACAGCGACTATTGGAGCAAGGAGCATCGGAGCATGGGGCTTGGCGAGCTGGCGGACCTGCTGACCCAGCACATGACAGAGTGGAAGCTTGGCAGCTGGCTCGGACAAGACGGAGACGGCGAAGCGAGACAGCGGTTCGTCGTGTCGGCGGTCGTGTCGAGATGGAATGCGGATTATTCGCTCGATGAGGAGGAGGGAGCAACGTCGTGA
- a CDS encoding TIGR02677 family protein yields MEPIVTPAGLRAVPELSYLTATNVARYRAIMRFIYLEYQRLKYWLRPEEIYEGVLAFGVLDGYTLEQCMSDLESLKNWGNLASRHDGGRALSLEEYMRKKSQYLLTPYSIEIERMLETLEKVKGYGGSLETTYFDTIAACVHEIRERADLFELGEALHNWEKLYVAFKTMHDNAADFIASIHSIQADEMMATEGFLALKDNLVNYLQHFVKSLQRSAYKIEGQLLRIGDGLRDLYLEKVLADELRKPRLEEGKSEQELWLEFSQGWSNLRRWFIGSDSELSELTLLEKATKEAIAKVVRSAVRLQERRRGGVSRRNDLETLGRRFAELDDVLEAHRLAAYAFGLFATRHLQGHDARETERADASTWNEPPNVRLIRTRSRKRSVRSASEPMRSHAAKREAYREQVEAQLAEERAFVEQMRGYGLTAIADLPMLKGKERMRLLQWIGRCTATASRSFVTADGYRIAVKLPDDPEDEAVLQSQDGDLVMLNYSIEVTEGGTLHG; encoded by the coding sequence GTGGAACCTATTGTTACGCCGGCCGGGCTGCGAGCTGTGCCGGAGCTGAGCTACTTGACAGCGACGAATGTCGCGCGGTACCGAGCGATTATGCGATTCATCTATCTGGAGTACCAGCGGTTGAAGTACTGGCTGCGACCGGAGGAAATATACGAGGGTGTACTAGCGTTCGGTGTGCTGGACGGGTACACGCTGGAGCAGTGCATGTCCGATCTGGAGAGCTTGAAGAACTGGGGCAACCTCGCTTCTCGCCATGACGGCGGTCGGGCGCTGTCCCTTGAGGAATATATGCGCAAGAAGAGCCAGTACTTGCTCACACCGTACTCGATCGAGATTGAGCGGATGCTGGAGACGCTGGAGAAGGTGAAGGGATACGGCGGCTCGCTCGAGACGACGTACTTCGATACGATCGCCGCGTGCGTGCATGAGATTCGGGAGCGGGCCGATCTGTTCGAGCTGGGTGAAGCGCTGCACAATTGGGAGAAGCTGTACGTCGCCTTCAAGACGATGCATGATAATGCGGCGGACTTCATCGCGAGCATTCATTCGATTCAGGCCGATGAGATGATGGCGACCGAGGGCTTCCTTGCGTTGAAGGACAATCTCGTCAACTACCTCCAGCACTTCGTCAAGAGCCTCCAGCGGAGCGCATACAAGATCGAGGGACAGCTGCTGCGCATCGGAGACGGGCTGAGGGACCTGTATCTGGAGAAGGTGCTGGCGGACGAGCTGCGGAAGCCGCGACTCGAGGAGGGCAAGTCCGAGCAGGAGCTATGGCTGGAGTTCTCCCAAGGCTGGAGCAACCTTAGACGCTGGTTCATCGGAAGCGACAGTGAGCTGAGCGAATTAACGTTATTGGAAAAAGCGACGAAGGAAGCGATCGCCAAGGTCGTCCGCAGCGCCGTGCGGCTGCAGGAGCGCAGACGAGGCGGCGTTAGTCGTCGCAACGATCTGGAGACGCTCGGCCGCCGCTTCGCCGAGCTCGACGATGTGTTGGAGGCGCATCGGCTGGCCGCCTATGCGTTCGGGCTGTTCGCGACGCGCCACCTGCAAGGGCACGATGCGCGTGAGACGGAGCGGGCGGACGCCTCGACGTGGAACGAGCCGCCCAATGTGCGCCTCATCCGCACCCGCAGCCGCAAGCGGTCCGTGCGCTCGGCGTCGGAGCCGATGCGTAGCCATGCGGCGAAGCGGGAGGCGTACCGCGAGCAGGTCGAGGCGCAGCTGGCTGAGGAGCGGGCATTCGTCGAGCAGATGCGCGGATACGGCTTGACCGCGATTGCCGATCTGCCGATGCTGAAGGGCAAGGAGCGGATGCGGCTGCTGCAGTGGATCGGACGATGCACGGCGACGGCGTCGAGATCGTTCGTGACAGCCGACGGCTACCGGATCGCAGTGAAGCTGCCGGACGATCCGGAGGACGAGGCGGTGCTGCAGAGCCAGGATGGCGATCTGGTCATGCTCAACTATTCCATCGAGGTGACGGAAGGAGGGACGCTGCATGGCTAG
- a CDS encoding response regulator transcription factor, protein MRIVIADDHPLFRSGVRNLLSTTDDLEIVGEASSGDEALELAAALQPDLLLMDIRMPGRNGIEATRLIKDKHPHIEVLVLTMFEDDQSVFTAMRAGAKGYVLKDADEAELLQSIRIVGSGGAVFSSDIASRMMYYFSAPKAAATTEHPALAELSRRELDILERLAEGETNAQIAARLMISAKTVANYVSTILNKLQVTDRHEASRLLKETREP, encoded by the coding sequence ATGAGAATCGTAATCGCCGACGACCATCCGCTGTTCCGCAGCGGGGTGCGGAATCTGCTAAGCACGACTGACGATCTGGAGATCGTCGGAGAGGCGTCATCCGGTGATGAAGCGCTGGAGCTGGCGGCGGCGTTGCAGCCAGACCTGCTGCTGATGGACATTCGTATGCCGGGAAGGAACGGAATCGAGGCGACAAGGCTCATCAAGGACAAGCACCCGCACATCGAGGTGCTCGTGCTGACGATGTTCGAGGACGATCAGTCTGTATTCACCGCGATGCGGGCAGGAGCGAAGGGCTACGTGCTCAAGGATGCCGACGAGGCCGAGCTGCTGCAATCGATTCGGATCGTTGGCAGCGGCGGTGCTGTGTTCAGCTCAGACATCGCCTCGCGGATGATGTACTATTTCTCCGCACCGAAGGCTGCCGCCACGACGGAGCATCCGGCGCTCGCCGAGCTGTCGCGACGGGAGCTCGACATTCTCGAGCGGCTCGCGGAGGGCGAGACGAACGCGCAGATTGCAGCTCGTCTTATGATCAGCGCGAAGACCGTCGCGAACTACGTCTCGACAATTCTCAATAAGCTGCAGGTCACCGACCGCCATGAGGCGAGCCGTCTGCTGAAGGAGACGCGGGAGCCTTGA